A stretch of DNA from Streptomyces xanthii:
GCGCGGTGTCGCCCGCCCGGCGCCGGAGGGCGACCCCCTGTTCCAGGAGGTGGCGGATGCGGCGCAGGGTGAGGGAGCCCGTGGCGAGGTGCTCAGGGCGTTCGGCGGCGTGGAAGAGGTGGTCGGGGCCGAACGGGGTGGGGCCGGGGCGGTCTTCGACGGCCGGGCAGATGAGCGGGGTGATCACGAGGATCGGGGTGTCGGGGTAGCCCTCGCGCAGGGTGTCGAGGAAGCCGTGGAAGGCGGAGAGGAACGCGCGTTCACGCATGCTGTCGAGGTTGACGACGTTGATGCCGAGTTCCAGGCTGATCGCCGCGGCGGGCAGGTCCCGTATGGCGCGCGCCATGAACTGATCGAGGTGGCAGTGCCCGCCAAGGCCCAGATTCGTGAGGGACAGACCGGCGGCGCGGGCCACGATCGCCGGCCAGGCGCCCGTCGGCCGGTCCGCTTCGGAGCACTGGCTGACGGAACTGCCGTGATGCACCCACAGCGGGCCCGCCGCCGGTGCGGGCCGCAGTGAGGCACCGGCGGGGACGCGTACGTCGAGCAGCCGCAGCGCCGAGGAGACGGGCAGCCACACCTCGACCCGGCGTTCGACTCCGGGCTCGCCCAGATCGAGCCGCAGGGTCACGGGGCCGGCCGGATGGGTCCGCGTGGCGCGGGTGCGCAGGTCGATCACCAGGACCGTCTCCCGCGTGGTGCGCACGGCCTCCCGCAGGGCCCCGTCGACGACGACGTCCACGGCGGTGCCGGGTGAGGACGTGCCCTGCACGACGAGATGAGTCAGGTCGACGTCGAGCTCCAGGACCGCCGCGTCGGTGAGCGCCTCGATGCGCACACCCGACGGCACCGTACTCATGAAGTCCAGTGTGGGATCCGCCAGTTGGGCGCGGGCGGCGGCCGGGACCCGGTGGAAGGCCACGCCCGTGCCGTCGGCCGCGGCCTCGACGGCGCCGGTCGCACACTCCAGTGCCAGGTTCAGAACCGAACGCATCCCGTACCCCGCCCCTTTCTGGCGCCTGCCCCGTCGACGCCCCCGCACCGCTGTCCGTTCAACGCTTCAGCCCCGAGAGGACCAGCTCGGCGAGCTCGGCGCCGATCTCCGCCGGTGACTTGCTTCCCCCGGGCCGGTACCACGTGTGCATCGAGTTGGTGAAGCCGAAGACCGACCAGGACACCACTTCCGGGGACGCGGGCGTGGCGAACGACCCGGCCTGCTGCCCCTCCCGCACGATGGCGCGAAATCGCTCCTGGTAGTGCCGCCACTGCTCCTCCAGTGCCTGCCAGTGCGGGGAGTCGGACCGCCCGCCCTTGGCGAAGACGGCCGACTCCTTGGCGCCGGCCGCCGTGAGGACCACCAGGTCCACGACGACCTCCCGCAGGGTCCGCTCCGGGTCGTGCCCTTGGGCCAGGATCCGTTCCAGGGACTCCAGTTCACGGCCGAAGACCCTGCCGTAGATCTCGAAGAGGATCTCGTCCTTCGACGCGAAGTAGTGGTACAGCGCGCCCTTGGTCACGCCCGCCTTGGACACGATCTCCTGGACGCCGGTCGCGTCGAATCCCTTGGCGGCGAACAGATCAAGGGCCACGTCGAGAATGCGTCTGCGCACCTCGGGGTCGGAAACCTTCGGCCTGCCCATCGCTCTCCTCCGGCTGGTGACTCAGGGGCGGTACGTGCGAAGCACAGCACATCCCGGCCACGGAATTTTGTCAATGCCGACCGGTTGGTATTGAAACGGATGCGTGCTAGAAATTCGGCCATGTTCACGACGCCGCTCGAGATCACGGGCCCGCTCCGGACCCCGCGCAACCTGCTGCTCGACCAGACCTACGGGGATCACGCGGGCATCCACGACCCCGCCACCGCACAGCGGTTGGGCGTCGCGGGAGCGGCGGTCGAGGGGCCCACACACTTCAGCCAGTACGACCCTCTGGCGGCCCGGATGTGGGGCGAGCGGTGGTTCTCCTCCGGTTGTCTCAGCGCCCACTTCGAGGCCATCTGCCTCGACGGCGAGCGGACTCGGGCGACCGCCGCCTTCACCGGAGACCGGGCCCTGATCCACACCACGAAGGAGGACGGGACGCGCGTCCTGTCCGGCACCGCGACCCTCGGCGACGAACCGACCGCCCTGGACGAGAGGCTGGCCGAGCTGCGCCCCCTGCACCGGCCCGTGATCTTCGAAGGGTGGAAGCCGGGCCGCAGGGGCGCGCGGCCCGAACACGTCCGGATGGGCCCCGACACCCACATGGGAGACCTCTATCCGTTCACGCTGAACCGCAAGCTGGAGACGATCACCGAGACCAGCTCCTGGTACAGCGGCCCGGACAACCCCTGGGGCCGGCCGATCGTGCCGCTGGAGATGATCAGCGTGCTAGCGATGTCCACCTGGGCCGAGTCCGGCCTGGTCAAGGCCGAGCCCACCGTCGGGCTCTTCCTCGACCTCCAGATCAAGCTCCTCGCCGGCCCCGTGTTCGTGGACGCGCCCTACGTGCTGGAGCGCGAGGTGGTGGCGCTGGGGGAGACCCGCAGAACCGAGACGGCGTGGGTGCGGACCACCGTCACCTGTGAGTCGACCGGGTCCACCGTCGCCGAAGTCCTCCTCCACCAGGGCGTGTTCAAGGAGTCCTACCCGGACTACCCGGACGACTCGGGCTCCCCGGGCTCGCCGGGTTCTGCGGACCACCCGGACGTCCCGGGTGACATACCGGACGGGGCCTTCTGATGCACCGAATGAGCGCCTTGCAGCAGGCCGCCGCGATCCGGGCCGGTGAGCTGAGCCCCGTGGAGCTGGTCGAGCACTACCTGGGCCGGATCGAACGCCTCGACCAGCGGGTCGGCGCGTTCTCGTACGTGGCGGCCGACCAGGCTCGGGCAGCGGCCCGAGTCGCGGAGAAGCGGCTGACCGGGCGGAGCGGCGCGGCGGAGCTGCCACCCCTGTTCGGCGTTCCCACCGCCGTCAAGGACCTCACCGCCACCAGCGACATGCCGACCACCTTCGGCTCGGCCGCCTTCAAGGGGTTCACACCGCCCGTCGAGGCGCACGTCGTCCGGCTGCTGCGCGAGGCGGGCACCATCAGCCTGGGCAAGCTGAACGCCGCCGAGTTCGGTTTGTCTCCCTACACCGACACCTACGCGGGATCCTCGCGCACCCCCTGGGACCTCACCCGCACCGCCGGCGGATCCAGCGGCGGGTCCGGCGCGGCCGTCGCCGCCGACCTGGTGCCCTTCGCCCACGGCAACGACGCGGGCGGATCCGTCCGCATCCCGGCGAGCGTGTGCGGGGTCTTCGGCTTCAAGCCGTCCCGGGGCCGGATCAGCAACGGCCCCCTCGCGCCGGACCCGGTCATCCAGCTGTGCCAGGGCCCGCTGACGCGCACGGTCGCCGACGCGGCGGCCCTGCTCGACGCGATGGCGGGACCTCAGCCCGGCGACCTGTTCTGG
This window harbors:
- a CDS encoding TetR/AcrR family transcriptional regulator, which translates into the protein MGRPKVSDPEVRRRILDVALDLFAAKGFDATGVQEIVSKAGVTKGALYHYFASKDEILFEIYGRVFGRELESLERILAQGHDPERTLREVVVDLVVLTAAGAKESAVFAKGGRSDSPHWQALEEQWRHYQERFRAIVREGQQAGSFATPASPEVVSWSVFGFTNSMHTWYRPGGSKSPAEIGAELAELVLSGLKR
- a CDS encoding amidase, with product MSALQQAAAIRAGELSPVELVEHYLGRIERLDQRVGAFSYVAADQARAAARVAEKRLTGRSGAAELPPLFGVPTAVKDLTATSDMPTTFGSAAFKGFTPPVEAHVVRLLREAGTISLGKLNAAEFGLSPYTDTYAGSSRTPWDLTRTAGGSSGGSGAAVAADLVPFAHGNDAGGSVRIPASVCGVFGFKPSRGRISNGPLAPDPVIQLCQGPLTRTVADAAALLDAMAGPQPGDLFWAPPLPDGDSFLERSAREPAPLRIGRFLHPGSDELHVHPDVVAAYEQATELLVALGHEVEDIDPPFGPAMVEEFQDVWSVRSLRVPVTEEDLLLPLTRYWRERGRTVSSERFLGALQDIQLRATRAMADAHRFDAVLSPTLALPPQRPEWFKELGPATDLKRQFMASPYAAAQNVTGQPSASLPLHWSAQGLPIGVMLTGRLGEDAELLALCAQLEAAKPWAGRRPPL
- a CDS encoding GDSL-type esterase/lipase family protein encodes the protein MRSVLNLALECATGAVEAAADGTGVAFHRVPAAARAQLADPTLDFMSTVPSGVRIEALTDAAVLELDVDLTHLVVQGTSSPGTAVDVVVDGALREAVRTTRETVLVIDLRTRATRTHPAGPVTLRLDLGEPGVERRVEVWLPVSSALRLLDVRVPAGASLRPAPAAGPLWVHHGSSVSQCSEADRPTGAWPAIVARAAGLSLTNLGLGGHCHLDQFMARAIRDLPAAAISLELGINVVNLDSMRERAFLSAFHGFLDTLREGYPDTPILVITPLICPAVEDRPGPTPFGPDHLFHAAERPEHLATGSLTLRRIRHLLEQGVALRRRAGDTALHLLHGTTLFGPADTPDLPDGLHPNPAGYRRMAERFLPLAFGENGSLRQASSRTGSP